The following proteins are encoded in a genomic region of Lactiplantibacillus plantarum:
- a CDS encoding cation:proton antiporter, which yields MPIIELVILLACLVLLSNVLSHYLVAIPVSLIQVGLGLGVALLLNVQVKLQTDWFMLVFIAPMLYNDGREFPKQELWELRGAIFANAIVLVFITTILGGFLIHVLIPTIPLAVGIALAAILSPTDPIAVQSISEGVKLPKEILHLVSGESLINDASGLIGFKYALAAAVTGTFVLGEAVGDFFYISLVGLAVGLALITIIQLIRDVLRREGINDIVFNVVLQILTPFAIYFIAEEWFHASGVVAVVAAGVLSHLQNSHESEDAPELRLVTERVWNVVVYLLNGIVFLILGIELPAATQATIKGAHTNTFHAVFDVLIVWGILLLIRVAWTYAYMLFNWLRHHKKAKPSLRIAALSGLSGVRGAITMAGVFTIPTVVASGKAFPERALVLFIAAGVIIVSLVAAAAILPLMAAKSLPFVTRGSSPDEDDAVLADGTDDGDDSSGQLPQLTYKQARIYILQLAIQNIEEHRRPANQRAAYDLILDQQFQIRRLEVASQTADELAPMLTDELELRLVALNGERAAVREMIANKQTSKLAGQVYLRRVDRREQRFLQATHRQGLPTLRSLRLLLTRAMQGIRLWLAPGDSEELRVALLDIQREASKAAIKALSQYLKRANVDEQQFDRQALYHLIVHYRNRIENAKNDHTLSRDDYEQQLHGLRIKSLGAERAGVQHLLESGQISLRTAAKLRQFINYSENLLMLNDIEADED from the coding sequence ATGCCGATTATCGAATTAGTGATTTTACTGGCATGTTTAGTGCTGCTGTCGAATGTATTGAGCCACTATCTAGTCGCAATCCCGGTCAGTTTAATTCAAGTCGGGCTGGGTCTGGGAGTGGCTTTATTATTAAATGTACAGGTAAAATTGCAAACGGATTGGTTTATGCTCGTCTTTATTGCGCCCATGCTGTACAACGATGGCAGAGAATTTCCAAAACAGGAATTATGGGAACTACGCGGGGCAATTTTTGCGAATGCAATCGTCCTCGTCTTTATTACCACCATTCTCGGTGGCTTTTTGATTCACGTATTGATCCCAACGATTCCGCTCGCTGTTGGAATCGCGTTGGCGGCCATTTTATCGCCAACTGATCCGATTGCCGTGCAGTCGATCTCGGAAGGGGTCAAGTTACCTAAAGAAATTTTGCACTTGGTCAGTGGCGAAAGCCTGATTAATGATGCGAGTGGGTTAATTGGGTTCAAATATGCGTTAGCAGCAGCGGTTACCGGTACGTTTGTACTCGGTGAAGCTGTTGGGGATTTCTTCTATATTAGTCTGGTCGGTTTGGCCGTTGGGCTGGCGCTGATCACGATCATTCAACTCATTCGGGACGTGTTACGACGAGAGGGTATCAACGATATCGTGTTCAACGTGGTGTTACAGATTCTCACGCCGTTTGCAATTTATTTCATTGCTGAAGAATGGTTCCACGCGTCCGGTGTTGTCGCCGTTGTTGCGGCCGGGGTATTATCGCACTTGCAAAATTCACATGAAAGTGAAGATGCGCCGGAATTACGATTAGTGACGGAACGGGTCTGGAACGTGGTTGTTTACTTATTGAATGGGATCGTCTTCCTGATTCTTGGTATTGAATTGCCGGCAGCAACGCAAGCAACCATTAAAGGCGCGCATACAAATACGTTTCATGCGGTCTTTGACGTTTTAATCGTCTGGGGGATTTTGTTACTGATTCGGGTTGCTTGGACATACGCTTACATGTTGTTCAACTGGTTACGACATCACAAGAAGGCCAAACCTAGTCTCAGAATTGCAGCATTGTCCGGTTTATCAGGTGTGCGGGGGGCCATTACGATGGCTGGGGTCTTCACGATTCCAACCGTGGTGGCCTCGGGCAAAGCCTTTCCGGAACGTGCGCTCGTACTGTTCATTGCGGCTGGAGTCATCATTGTAAGTTTAGTTGCTGCTGCGGCTATTTTGCCATTGATGGCGGCCAAATCACTCCCCTTTGTTACTCGGGGATCCAGTCCGGATGAAGACGACGCGGTCTTGGCAGACGGAACGGATGACGGTGATGATAGCAGTGGGCAATTACCACAGTTAACATACAAGCAAGCCCGCATTTATATCTTACAGTTAGCGATTCAAAATATTGAAGAACATCGGCGGCCAGCTAACCAACGTGCGGCCTATGATTTGATCCTGGACCAGCAGTTTCAGATTCGGCGTCTAGAAGTGGCGTCGCAGACTGCGGATGAGTTGGCGCCGATGCTGACAGATGAATTGGAACTTCGCTTAGTGGCACTGAATGGTGAACGGGCAGCAGTTAGAGAAATGATTGCCAATAAACAAACTAGTAAGTTAGCTGGACAGGTCTACTTGCGGCGTGTCGATCGGCGCGAACAACGTTTCTTACAGGCGACACATCGACAGGGGCTTCCGACACTGCGCTCATTACGGTTGTTGTTGACGCGTGCAATGCAAGGGATTCGACTATGGTTAGCACCTGGCGATAGCGAAGAATTACGAGTGGCGTTATTGGATATTCAGCGTGAAGCTTCTAAAGCTGCTATTAAAGCGTTGTCGCAGTATCTCAAACGGGCCAACGTTGATGAGCAACAGTTTGATCGCCAGGCTCTGTATCACTTGATCGTTCATTACCGGAATCGCATCGAGAATGCGAAAAATGATCACACGTTATCACGTGATGATTATGAACAACAGCTGCATGGACTACGCATCAAGAGTCTTGGTGCCGAACGTGCGGGTGTACAGCATTTGTTAGAGAGTGGACAAATTAGTTTACGCACCGCGGCAAAGTTACGGCAGTTCATTAATTACTCGGAGAACTTATTGATGCTCAATGATATTGAGGCCGATGAAGATTAG
- a CDS encoding CdaR family protein, with the protein MKKFMNSNWSMRLLALLCALVLFAYVNSLKTTHNASILTNSSSKTTLTSNRKVTISAPLELNVNSTKYFVTGYPENIKVTIEGPSALVTTTANTQNFKVYANLSKLAVGRHSVKVEVDGLNKELSYGLSQKYIHVNIQPRRTATYKVSADFNKANVADGYEVGSARLGTSSVKVTGAVSEVSKVAKVVAVVNTNKNLEKSVNQQAIIEALDANGQNLNVVLTPSTTSVYIPITQATTTKDVPIDLKASGKTAADTSYSFSSDTKSVTVTGTKAALAKLKSLPVNVDVTNVDSTTTKTVDVSTSDEDGISSVSPTSVKVKITVKND; encoded by the coding sequence ATGAAAAAATTTATGAATAGCAATTGGTCAATGCGGCTACTAGCACTGCTGTGTGCGTTGGTGCTCTTCGCCTACGTTAATTCGTTAAAGACAACGCATAACGCCAGTATTTTGACGAATAGTTCATCGAAAACGACATTGACATCTAACCGTAAAGTGACCATTAGCGCGCCCTTAGAACTGAACGTGAATAGTACGAAATATTTTGTAACGGGCTATCCCGAAAATATTAAAGTTACGATCGAAGGGCCGTCTGCTTTAGTCACAACTACGGCTAACACGCAGAATTTTAAAGTTTATGCTAATTTATCTAAGTTGGCAGTTGGGCGGCACAGTGTCAAAGTCGAAGTCGATGGCTTGAATAAAGAATTGAGTTATGGACTTAGTCAAAAGTACATTCATGTTAATATTCAACCACGACGAACGGCTACTTATAAGGTCAGCGCAGACTTCAATAAAGCCAACGTAGCAGATGGTTATGAAGTTGGATCGGCACGGCTCGGAACATCATCTGTCAAAGTTACGGGCGCCGTCAGCGAAGTTAGCAAAGTCGCGAAAGTCGTTGCGGTCGTTAATACCAACAAGAATTTAGAGAAATCCGTGAACCAGCAGGCTATCATTGAAGCATTAGATGCCAACGGTCAAAATTTGAACGTTGTCTTGACGCCTTCGACCACGTCGGTGTATATTCCCATTACGCAGGCGACAACGACGAAAGATGTGCCAATCGATTTGAAAGCCAGTGGCAAGACCGCGGCGGACACCAGTTATTCATTCTCATCTGACACGAAGTCAGTGACGGTTACTGGCACGAAGGCGGCATTGGCGAAGTTGAAGTCTTTGCCAGTCAATGTTGATGTGACGAATGTTGATTCAACCACGACTAAGACGGTCGATGTTTCGACTAGCGATGAGGATGGGATCTCGTCAGTTAGCCCAACGTCGGTCAAAGTAAAAATTACAGTTAAAAATGATTAA
- the cdaA gene encoding diadenylate cyclase CdaA: protein MTFNWSGLLTLQNFVRLLDILAVWFVIYELIVLLRGTKAVQLFRGIVVIAIIKAVSVLIGLDTVSWIMDQIINWAVIAMVIIFQPEIRRGLEHLGRGSMFARGKRQNEDEERMIAELDKAIQYMAKRRIGALMSIKMDTGLEDYIETGIALDADITGELLINIFIPNTPLHDGAVIIQDNQIKVAAAYLPLSESNLIPKELGTRHRAAVGISEVTDALTIVISEETGEVSITKDNELMRGMTRENYLRYFRQVLLTPEDSTKQNALQNWFGRVFGGGPRK, encoded by the coding sequence ATGACTTTCAATTGGAGCGGTTTGTTGACCTTACAAAACTTTGTCCGACTCCTTGACATTCTTGCGGTATGGTTTGTCATTTATGAGCTGATTGTGTTGCTAAGGGGCACTAAAGCCGTACAACTGTTTCGCGGGATCGTTGTCATTGCGATTATTAAAGCTGTGAGTGTTTTGATTGGTCTGGACACGGTATCGTGGATTATGGACCAAATTATTAACTGGGCAGTCATTGCAATGGTTATTATATTCCAGCCCGAAATTCGGCGAGGATTGGAGCATTTAGGGCGTGGCTCCATGTTTGCGCGTGGTAAGCGTCAGAATGAAGATGAAGAGCGGATGATTGCCGAACTGGATAAGGCCATCCAATATATGGCTAAACGGCGAATTGGCGCTTTAATGTCGATTAAGATGGACACGGGTCTTGAGGATTATATCGAGACTGGGATCGCATTAGATGCTGATATCACCGGCGAATTATTAATTAATATCTTTATTCCAAATACGCCGTTACATGACGGTGCCGTTATTATTCAAGATAATCAAATCAAGGTTGCGGCGGCGTACTTGCCATTATCTGAAAGCAATCTGATTCCTAAAGAGTTAGGAACTCGGCACCGTGCCGCGGTCGGAATCAGTGAGGTAACGGATGCCCTCACCATCGTTATTTCGGAAGAAACCGGTGAAGTGTCGATTACTAAGGACAATGAGCTGATGCGGGGGATGACGCGTGAAAATTACTTACGGTATTTCCGCCAAGTCTTACTAACGCCTGAGGATTCAACCAAGCAAAACGCGCTTCAAAATTGGTTTGGACGAGTTTTCGGAGGAGGTCCCCGAAAATGA
- a CDS encoding DUF1361 domain-containing protein — MTKLQRWFVRLTFWGFFIFAAVDLHGAFHFLLLNSILAYVPIELSFWLTPRRSPLLFWLIAVIWLLFYPNAPYLMTDLFHLSLLKPYGINGLLRFDLPMWRDFAYLVGPMMVSTIIGTWGVDRIAQQLTQRLHFQRLPASCGIICAALFLFASVGVYVGRFLRLHSIYLLITPQYIVKQLVEMWSLKMLAFVLMMWLLQLLIYAAWRFTMPTVPHQTPDKS; from the coding sequence ATGACTAAGTTACAGCGGTGGTTTGTGCGACTCACATTCTGGGGATTTTTCATCTTCGCAGCAGTCGACTTGCACGGCGCGTTCCATTTTCTATTACTTAATTCAATTTTGGCTTATGTCCCGATCGAGCTGAGTTTTTGGCTGACACCCCGACGTAGCCCGCTATTATTTTGGCTGATTGCGGTCATTTGGTTGCTTTTCTATCCGAATGCACCGTACTTAATGACTGATTTATTCCACCTCAGCCTATTGAAGCCGTATGGCATCAACGGTCTCTTGCGCTTCGACTTACCGATGTGGCGGGATTTCGCTTACTTGGTTGGGCCAATGATGGTGTCTACAATCATTGGTACCTGGGGCGTTGACCGAATTGCCCAGCAACTGACCCAACGTTTACACTTCCAGCGACTCCCTGCTAGTTGTGGTATCATCTGTGCCGCACTCTTCCTATTTGCTAGTGTCGGTGTCTACGTTGGCCGATTCCTCCGACTGCACTCCATCTACTTACTAATTACGCCACAGTACATTGTGAAACAATTAGTTGAAATGTGGTCGCTAAAGATGCTCGCTTTTGTCTTGATGATGTGGTTACTTCAACTCCTCATCTACGCGGCTTGGCGATTCACGATGCCAACGGTTCCTCATCAAACACCGGATAAGTCCTAG
- the glmM gene encoding phosphoglucosamine mutase — protein MKYFGTDGVRGIANSGLTPEMAFRLGRAGGYVLTEHAENKSTQPRVLVARDTRISGQMLEEALIAGLLSAGIEVLRLGVITTPGVAYLVRIQDADAGVMISASHNPVEDNGIKFFGGDGFKLSDAKEEEIEELLDQTKDTLPRPAAEGLGTVADFPEGNLKYSQFLEQTIPDDLSGIHLAVDGANGSTSNLVSRIFADLNVEFDTMATAPDGLNINKGVGSTHPEALSKFVVEKGAQVGLAFDGDGDRCIAVDELGNIIDGDKIMYICGKFLSERGKLKQDTVVTTVMSNLGLYKALEAAGLHSKQTQVGDRYVVEEMLKDGYNLGGEQSGHVVFLDFNTTGDGMLTGIQLLHVMKETGKKLSELAAEVTTYPQKLVNVKVQDKKAALNNDKIKAVIKDVEDEMAGDGRVLVRPSGTQDLLRVMAEAKTDELVSAYVDRIVDVVKAEVGIE, from the coding sequence ATGAAATATTTTGGTACTGATGGTGTTCGGGGAATTGCAAATTCAGGCTTAACACCTGAAATGGCTTTTCGTTTAGGTCGTGCTGGTGGCTACGTATTGACGGAACATGCGGAAAACAAGAGTACGCAACCACGCGTTTTAGTTGCACGCGATACCCGGATTTCGGGCCAAATGCTGGAAGAAGCCTTGATTGCCGGCTTGCTTTCAGCCGGAATTGAAGTTTTACGTCTCGGTGTAATTACGACGCCAGGAGTGGCCTACTTAGTACGGATCCAAGATGCTGACGCGGGTGTCATGATCTCGGCTTCTCACAATCCAGTTGAAGATAACGGGATCAAGTTCTTCGGTGGCGACGGCTTCAAGTTGTCTGATGCCAAGGAAGAAGAAATCGAAGAATTACTGGATCAAACGAAAGACACTTTACCACGGCCAGCAGCGGAAGGTCTGGGGACAGTTGCTGATTTTCCAGAGGGTAATCTTAAATATTCACAATTCTTGGAACAAACGATTCCAGATGACTTAAGCGGCATTCATTTGGCTGTCGATGGTGCCAATGGTTCTACCAGTAACTTAGTTTCCCGGATCTTTGCGGATTTGAACGTGGAATTTGATACGATGGCTACGGCACCAGATGGATTGAACATCAACAAAGGGGTCGGCTCAACGCATCCCGAAGCATTATCTAAATTCGTCGTTGAAAAAGGCGCTCAAGTTGGTTTAGCCTTTGATGGGGACGGTGATCGTTGTATCGCAGTCGATGAACTTGGAAACATTATTGACGGTGACAAGATTATGTACATCTGTGGAAAATTCCTCAGTGAACGAGGCAAGTTGAAGCAGGATACAGTCGTCACAACGGTCATGAGTAACCTGGGCTTATACAAGGCCTTAGAAGCAGCTGGTTTGCACAGCAAGCAGACCCAAGTTGGTGACCGCTACGTTGTCGAAGAGATGTTGAAGGACGGCTATAACCTTGGTGGTGAACAATCTGGTCACGTGGTCTTCTTAGACTTTAATACGACGGGTGATGGCATGTTGACTGGAATTCAGTTATTGCACGTCATGAAGGAAACGGGTAAGAAGCTTTCTGAATTAGCCGCCGAAGTGACGACTTACCCACAAAAGTTAGTGAATGTTAAGGTTCAAGACAAGAAAGCCGCTTTGAACAATGATAAGATCAAGGCAGTTATCAAGGACGTTGAAGATGAAATGGCCGGTGATGGTCGCGTCTTGGTACGGCCTTCTGGAACCCAAGATTTATTGCGGGTCATGGCAGAAGCGAAGACCGACGAACTGGTTAGCGCTTATGTAGATCGGATCGTCGATGTGGTCAAAGCTGAAGTTGGCATTGAATAA
- the glmS gene encoding glutamine--fructose-6-phosphate transaminase (isomerizing), with translation MCGIVGVTGKDSAVSILLNGLEKLEYRGYDSAGIYVNDQDGHDYLVKEKGRIDDLRKEVGEAVHGSTGIGHTRWATHGEPSVANAHPQVSADGRFYLVHNGVIENFEDLKQTYLSDVTFKSQTDTEVIVQLVDRFVTKEGLSTLAAFRKTLGLLGHSSYGFLLMDKEDPDTLYVAKNKSPLLIGVGEGFNVVCSDSLAMLDQTKDFLELHDGEIVVVKPDEIKITNQAGEPVERKPFHVDIDAAQADKGTYPFYMLKEIDEQPNVMRKLSQVYLNDAGDPIINDDLLTALKAADRLYIVAAGTSYHAGLVGAKLFESLANVPTEVHVSSEFAYNQPLLSAHPFFIFLTQSGETADSREVLLNVNDQHFPSLTITNVPNSTLSREATYTLLLHAGPEIAVASTKAYTAQIALQAILAKALGVAVDQPAATAFDVKQQLALVANGMQSLVDEKATFEKIAKSALLNTPNAFYIGRGLDYAVSLETALKLKEISYVQAEGFASGELKHGTIALIEKDTPVIGIITQKNTAGLTRSNLQEVAARGAKTVTIVTDSLAKDGDTVILPTVDERLTALLSVVPGQLLAYYTSLNKGLDVDKPRNLAKSVTVE, from the coding sequence ATGTGTGGAATTGTTGGTGTAACGGGTAAAGATAGTGCAGTATCAATCTTATTGAACGGATTGGAAAAGTTGGAATACCGGGGCTATGATTCAGCTGGTATCTATGTCAATGATCAAGATGGTCATGACTATTTAGTTAAGGAAAAGGGTCGGATCGATGACTTACGTAAAGAAGTAGGCGAAGCTGTTCATGGTTCGACCGGGATTGGGCATACTCGCTGGGCGACTCACGGTGAACCGAGTGTTGCCAATGCGCATCCTCAAGTTTCTGCGGATGGCCGCTTCTACTTAGTTCACAATGGCGTGATCGAAAACTTTGAAGACTTAAAACAGACTTATTTAAGTGACGTGACTTTTAAGTCTCAAACAGATACAGAAGTCATTGTTCAATTAGTCGATCGGTTTGTCACCAAGGAAGGCTTGAGTACGTTGGCCGCTTTCCGTAAGACGTTAGGGCTACTCGGCCATTCTTCATATGGGTTCTTACTGATGGATAAGGAAGATCCTGACACCTTATACGTCGCAAAGAATAAGAGTCCATTATTAATTGGGGTCGGCGAAGGCTTTAACGTGGTCTGCTCAGATAGTTTAGCGATGTTAGACCAAACGAAAGATTTCTTGGAATTACATGATGGCGAAATCGTGGTCGTTAAACCTGATGAAATTAAAATCACGAACCAGGCCGGTGAACCAGTTGAACGGAAGCCATTCCATGTCGACATTGACGCAGCTCAAGCTGACAAGGGAACTTATCCATTCTACATGTTAAAAGAAATCGATGAACAACCGAATGTGATGCGGAAGCTGTCCCAAGTTTATCTTAATGATGCGGGTGATCCAATCATCAATGATGACTTGTTAACAGCTCTTAAAGCAGCCGATCGACTATACATTGTGGCTGCTGGGACTAGTTATCATGCTGGTCTGGTTGGTGCAAAGTTATTTGAATCGTTGGCTAACGTGCCAACTGAAGTGCACGTTTCTTCAGAATTTGCATACAACCAACCATTATTATCAGCACATCCATTCTTCATCTTCTTGACCCAGTCTGGTGAAACTGCTGATAGTCGTGAAGTGTTATTGAATGTGAACGATCAACATTTCCCAAGCTTGACCATCACGAACGTGCCAAACTCAACGCTATCGCGCGAAGCAACGTACACGTTGTTATTGCATGCCGGCCCAGAAATTGCGGTTGCTTCAACCAAAGCCTATACCGCACAGATTGCCTTACAAGCCATCTTAGCTAAGGCGTTAGGTGTGGCCGTTGACCAACCAGCTGCAACAGCTTTCGACGTAAAACAGCAGTTGGCGTTAGTCGCTAATGGGATGCAAAGCTTAGTTGATGAAAAGGCTACTTTTGAAAAGATTGCTAAGAGTGCCTTATTGAATACGCCAAACGCCTTTTATATTGGTCGGGGACTGGATTACGCCGTCTCATTAGAAACGGCCTTGAAACTCAAGGAAATCTCTTACGTTCAAGCTGAAGGTTTCGCATCTGGTGAATTAAAGCACGGTACGATTGCTTTGATTGAAAAGGATACCCCAGTGATTGGGATTATTACGCAAAAGAATACCGCTGGGTTGACCCGCTCCAACTTACAAGAAGTTGCTGCACGGGGAGCTAAGACAGTTACTATCGTCACCGATAGTTTAGCTAAAGAT
- a CDS encoding MarR family transcriptional regulator — protein MTESEIHERFVDTYMHILKYVGDFVSVPTRPYKITFEAYTVMRMIATSEEPLTLVKIAKEQRVSRSAIARQINVLLDLKYIEQTTNTHDRRIKYLSLTPAGHKVEQEITTASEERFHQWVQVYGEKRASDTLRYINDAEQKATELGFSGFSGLHDKRGRHTEYSDPKTKN, from the coding sequence ATGACAGAATCAGAAATTCATGAACGCTTCGTGGACACTTATATGCATATTTTAAAATATGTCGGGGACTTCGTTTCAGTGCCGACCCGGCCGTATAAGATAACGTTTGAGGCCTACACGGTTATGCGGATGATTGCAACAAGTGAGGAGCCGCTGACGTTGGTCAAGATTGCGAAAGAGCAGCGGGTTTCACGGAGTGCGATTGCACGTCAAATCAACGTGTTATTAGATTTGAAGTACATTGAACAAACCACGAATACGCATGATCGCCGAATCAAGTACTTATCGTTAACACCTGCTGGTCATAAAGTGGAACAGGAAATCACCACGGCTTCCGAGGAACGTTTTCATCAATGGGTCCAAGTCTATGGTGAAAAACGGGCAAGCGATACGTTGCGTTATATCAACGATGCGGAACAAAAGGCTACCGAACTGGGTTTCAGTGGCTTCAGTGGGTTGCATGATAAGCGGGGGCGGCATACCGAATATAGTGATCCTAAGACGAAGAATTAG